The DNA region TATACTTTTATTATAGGCAGTTTTACTTGGTAGTAATTCCGACTCATGTGTGAAATAGGTGGAAAAACTATAGTTTAAAGATCCTAGTAATTTCACTGAATGGGCAAGATCTTGAGTCACCTTACTATATTCCGCTTCAATATCGTCACTAACTCCTTGCGTATACTTGTATACCAATAAAAGCACAACACAGAATGCTAAAACTAATGGGGCAAGAATAATACGCTTGAATGTTAACTGAGAATTATATTGGATCATGAGGCTTTTATTTAAGATAACAGCCTCGATTGTATCAGGGATTCCACTCTATAAACAAAATATTAGATTAGAAGAACACTTTTCACAGCAACGAATACACAGTGAAAAGTGTACAGTTAACCTAACAATAAGCTGTCATCGGTTAGCGCCTCACCTCTGACCTTACTAAACATATCCAACAAATCAGTAACTTGCATCCCTTTACGTGTTTTGCCATCAACATCTAAAACAATCTCACCTTGATGAAGCATGATCGTTCTATCTCCACAATCTAGTGCATCTTTCATTGAATGAGTCACCATCATTGCGGTCAAATCAAATTCCTTCACCACTTTCTTTGTTAAATCGATAACAAAAGCTGCCATCCTAGGATCCAACGCGGCAGTATGTTCGTCCAGTAACAATAATTTACTATCCGACAACGTTGCCATTATTAAACTAACTGCTTGACGTTGCCCACCAGAAAGCAAACCAATATTATCGCCTAAGCGATCTTCCAACCCCAAATCAAGAATGCTTATTCTGTCTTGAAAAAGCTTACGTCGCTGACCAGATAAAGACATCGCCCAACCTCGACGCTTCCCCCTCATATAGGCAATAGCCATATTTTCTTCAATGGTTAGATCACCACAAGTCCCCGCTAATGGATCCTGAAAGACTCTTGCACACA from Vibrio casei includes:
- a CDS encoding ABC transporter ATP-binding protein, which gives rise to MIELKNIEVTFNPGTVLENKALRKISLNVPQHQFLTVIGSNGAGKSTLLGAVTGETPMIGGHVVIDNIDVTRRSVDQRARMCARVFQDPLAGTCGDLTIEENMAIAYMRGKRRGWAMSLSGQRRKLFQDRISILDLGLEDRLGDNIGLLSGGQRQAVSLIMATLSDSKLLLLDEHTAALDPRMAAFVIDLTKKVVKEFDLTAMMVTHSMKDALDCGDRTIMLHQGEIVLDVDGKTRKGMQVTDLLDMFSKVRGEALTDDSLLLG